A part of Herpetosiphon gulosus genomic DNA contains:
- a CDS encoding 3-hydroxybutyryl-CoA dehydrogenase, with amino-acid sequence MAITKVGVLGCGLMGAGIAQVAAQAGFMTVVREVNQAVLDKGLDRINAILEKDVSKGKLSAADRDASLARLYGTTSFEDLADCDLIIEAIVEQLPAKREVFTALDELCPPSTIFVSNTSSLTIMEMAAVTKRPDRFAGLHFFNPVPVMKLVEIVRALTTSDETIASLHEFTRALGKTPINTSDTTGFIVNRLLVPFLLDAVRLLESGVATREDIDEGMKLGCGHPMGPLTLLDFVGIDTVYSIANIMFDEFREPRFAPPPLLRRMVLAGHFGRKSGQGFYSY; translated from the coding sequence ATGGCGATCACGAAAGTCGGGGTACTTGGCTGTGGCTTGATGGGCGCGGGCATTGCCCAAGTTGCGGCCCAAGCAGGTTTCATGACGGTTGTGCGAGAAGTTAATCAAGCTGTATTAGATAAAGGCTTGGATCGCATCAACGCCATTTTGGAAAAGGATGTTAGCAAAGGCAAACTAAGTGCCGCCGACCGTGATGCAAGCTTGGCCCGCTTGTATGGCACTACCAGCTTCGAGGATTTGGCAGATTGCGATTTGATTATTGAGGCGATTGTTGAGCAATTGCCAGCCAAACGCGAAGTTTTTACTGCGCTCGATGAATTGTGTCCCCCCAGCACGATTTTTGTTTCCAACACCTCATCGCTAACGATTATGGAAATGGCCGCAGTGACCAAACGCCCCGACCGTTTTGCGGGATTGCACTTCTTCAATCCGGTTCCGGTCATGAAATTGGTTGAAATTGTTCGTGCTCTGACAACCTCCGATGAAACGATTGCCAGCTTGCACGAATTTACCCGGGCTTTGGGCAAAACCCCCATTAACACCAGCGATACCACTGGATTTATTGTCAATCGCCTACTTGTGCCGTTTTTGTTGGATGCAGTGCGTTTGCTTGAAAGCGGCGTTGCTACCCGTGAAGACATCGACGAAGGCATGAAGCTTGGCTGTGGGCATCCGATGGGGCCATTAACCCTACTCGATTTTGTGGGGATTGATACGGTCTACTCGATCGCCAATATTATGTTTGATGAATTCCGTGAGCCACGCTTTGCCCCGCCACCATTACTGCGCCGCATGGTGCTCGCCGGCCACTTCGGGCGCAAATCGGGCCAAGGCTTTTATTCTTACTAA
- a CDS encoding enoyl-CoA hydratase-related protein: MSFEHIVFEINEQIAVITVNRPKALNALNSATIRELGQAVEQLAHNTQVRALIITGAGEKAFVAGADISEVNSIESSLQGSQMSEALHDVLWKLGELPQVTIAAINGFALGGGFELALGCDIRIASEQAQVGLPEVGLGLVPGWGGALRVQRLAGTGVAKYLVLTGERIPASEAQRLGLIEKIVPASELLDEAHKLATKVAKNAPLATALAKRLINRGAEMSLRDAIAYENGLFGQLCVTEDVKEGTSAFLEKRAAKWQGK; the protein is encoded by the coding sequence ATGTCATTTGAACATATTGTGTTTGAAATTAACGAGCAAATCGCGGTTATTACGGTTAATCGGCCTAAGGCCTTGAATGCCTTGAACAGTGCAACCATTCGTGAATTGGGCCAAGCCGTCGAGCAATTAGCCCACAATACCCAAGTGCGAGCTTTGATCATCACTGGGGCTGGCGAAAAAGCCTTTGTTGCTGGCGCAGATATTAGCGAGGTCAACAGCATCGAAAGCTCGCTGCAAGGCAGCCAAATGTCAGAGGCCTTGCACGATGTGCTCTGGAAACTGGGCGAATTGCCACAAGTCACCATCGCAGCAATCAACGGTTTTGCGCTTGGTGGTGGCTTCGAGCTAGCCTTGGGTTGCGATATCCGCATCGCTAGCGAGCAAGCGCAGGTTGGCTTGCCTGAAGTTGGTTTAGGACTTGTGCCTGGTTGGGGTGGAGCCTTGCGCGTCCAACGTTTGGCTGGCACTGGCGTGGCAAAATATTTAGTCCTTACTGGCGAGCGAATTCCTGCCAGCGAAGCTCAGCGGCTGGGCTTAATTGAAAAAATCGTGCCTGCTAGCGAATTACTTGATGAGGCCCATAAACTGGCCACCAAAGTTGCCAAAAACGCGCCATTAGCAACTGCGCTTGCCAAACGCTTAATCAATCGGGGCGCTGAAATGAGCTTGCGTGATGCTATCGCTTACGAAAATGGCCTCTTTGGCCAACTTTGCGTTACCGAAGATGTCAAGGAAGGCACGAGTGCCTTTTTAGAAAAACGGGCTGCGAAATGGCAAGGCAAATAA